The Brasilonema sennae CENA114 genome includes a region encoding these proteins:
- a CDS encoding ABC transporter substrate-binding protein, which translates to MVSIQKFKKLIIWALVGVLTSWMVSCGTGNVGNSTKQASSGIANVQFWTMQLQPQFTDYFKSLITSFESKNPGIKVSWVDVPWTAMQSKILTAVSGKTPPDVVNLNPDFASQLAGRNAWLDLDAKVPKQVRSSYLPNIWQASTLNNKSFGIPWYLTTQLTIYNTDLLKQAGINKAPATYAELAQAAQQIKDKTGKYAFFVTFVPQDAAEVLESLVQMGVTLVDAEGKAAFNSPQGKAAFQYWVDLYKKGLIPKETLTQGHRRAVDLYQAGETAFLFSGGEFLENINKNAPGIAKVSAIAPQVTGETGKKNVAVMNVVIPRDSKQPDAALKFALFLTNDENQLSFAKAANVLPSTTKSLADSYFKDAPANASTLDKARVMSAQELQKAEILTPVLKDIKLLQKAIYENLQAAMLGEKTVDKAVEDAAQEWNSTRT; encoded by the coding sequence ATGGTTAGCATTCAAAAATTCAAAAAACTAATTATTTGGGCACTAGTCGGTGTATTAACCAGTTGGATGGTTAGTTGTGGTACAGGCAATGTTGGTAATAGCACAAAACAAGCATCATCAGGAATCGCAAATGTTCAATTTTGGACTATGCAACTCCAACCCCAATTTACTGACTACTTTAAAAGCCTGATAACATCTTTTGAGTCAAAAAACCCTGGTATAAAAGTGAGTTGGGTTGACGTGCCTTGGACGGCAATGCAGAGCAAAATTTTAACAGCCGTTTCAGGAAAAACACCGCCTGATGTTGTGAACCTCAATCCAGATTTTGCCTCCCAACTTGCAGGAAGAAATGCCTGGTTAGATTTAGATGCAAAAGTCCCAAAACAAGTGCGTTCCTCCTATTTACCGAACATTTGGCAAGCAAGCACGCTCAATAACAAGAGTTTTGGGATTCCCTGGTACCTCACCACGCAACTAACCATTTATAACACTGATTTATTGAAACAGGCAGGTATCAATAAAGCACCTGCCACCTACGCGGAATTAGCGCAGGCTGCTCAACAAATTAAGGACAAAACTGGTAAATATGCCTTTTTTGTAACTTTCGTTCCCCAAGATGCTGCAGAGGTGTTAGAGTCCTTGGTACAAATGGGGGTGACTTTAGTGGATGCTGAAGGTAAAGCAGCATTTAACTCCCCACAAGGTAAAGCAGCGTTTCAGTATTGGGTAGACTTATACAAAAAAGGACTTATCCCCAAAGAAACATTGACACAAGGACATCGTCGTGCTGTTGATTTGTACCAAGCTGGAGAAACAGCGTTCTTGTTTTCTGGAGGAGAGTTTCTGGAGAACATTAATAAAAATGCGCCAGGTATAGCCAAAGTTTCGGCGATCGCACCACAAGTCACTGGTGAAACTGGCAAGAAAAATGTCGCTGTCATGAACGTTGTGATTCCTCGCGACAGCAAACAACCCGACGCCGCCCTCAAATTCGCCTTGTTCCTGACAAATGACGAGAACCAACTCAGTTTTGCCAAAGCCGCGAATGTTCTCCCATCCACAACGAAGTCCCTTGCTGATAGCTACTTCAAAGACGCACCTGCCAACGCTTCGACTTTAGATAAGGCGCGAGTGATGAGTGCGCAAGAACTGCAAAAGGCAGAGATATTAACTCCAGTGCTCAAGGATATAAAACTTTTGCAAAAAGCAATTTACGAGAACTTGCAAGCGGCTATGCTGGGTGAGAAGACTGTAGATAAAGCTGTGGAGGATGCAGCACAAGAGTGGAATAGCACGAGAACTTAA
- the hisC gene encoding histidinol-phosphate transaminase codes for MSYFRPAIDAMTGYIPGEQPKPGTKIIKLNTNENPYPPSPKAMEVLHNLDGEWLRRYPDPFAREFCQAVSDALGVPADWIIVGNGSDDVLNVLVRSCAEGSERKVLYPMPTYVLYRTLSAIQPAQVVEVPYPADFQLPIKELIAANGAITFIASPNSPSGHVVPLDDLRELAQQVSGIVVVDEAYTDFAEYSALRLVQEFENVIVLRTLSKGYSLAGLRMGFGVANPKLLAGLFKVKDSYNIDAIAIAVGTAAMRDQAYKNACADKVKISRTKLAQDLKNLGWKVLDSQANFVLATPTEGNAESIYLGLKERGILVRYFKQPGLEDKLRITVGTDEQNQMLVEALVSVNK; via the coding sequence ATGAGCTACTTTCGTCCTGCTATTGATGCCATGACTGGCTACATTCCTGGTGAACAACCCAAACCAGGAACAAAAATTATCAAACTCAACACAAATGAAAATCCTTATCCGCCCTCCCCAAAAGCGATGGAGGTGCTGCACAATTTAGATGGTGAATGGCTACGACGCTACCCTGATCCATTTGCCAGAGAGTTTTGTCAAGCAGTGAGTGATGCGTTGGGAGTACCTGCAGATTGGATTATTGTAGGTAATGGGAGCGATGATGTGTTGAATGTGTTGGTGCGTTCCTGTGCGGAGGGGAGTGAGCGCAAAGTCCTGTATCCCATGCCAACCTACGTGCTGTATCGGACTTTATCAGCCATACAACCTGCGCAAGTGGTTGAAGTTCCTTACCCTGCCGATTTTCAGTTACCAATTAAGGAACTCATTGCGGCGAATGGAGCAATTACCTTTATTGCTTCTCCCAATAGTCCCTCTGGTCATGTGGTACCTTTAGATGATCTGCGGGAATTGGCACAGCAAGTGTCAGGAATTGTGGTGGTTGATGAAGCTTACACTGACTTTGCTGAGTATAGCGCGTTGCGCTTGGTGCAAGAATTCGAGAACGTGATTGTCTTACGTACTTTGTCCAAAGGGTATTCCTTGGCAGGGTTGCGGATGGGTTTTGGGGTGGCAAATCCAAAACTGCTGGCTGGCTTATTTAAGGTAAAAGATAGTTACAATATTGATGCGATCGCTATAGCTGTGGGTACAGCTGCAATGCGAGATCAGGCTTACAAGAATGCTTGTGCAGACAAAGTGAAAATCTCGCGGACGAAGCTAGCGCAAGATTTGAAGAATCTGGGATGGAAAGTGCTTGATTCTCAAGCTAACTTTGTTTTGGCAACTCCGACTGAGGGAAATGCAGAGTCTATTTACTTGGGGTTGAAAGAACGAGGAATTTTGGTGCGTTACTTTAAGCAACCTGGGTTAGAGGATAAGCTGCGGATTACGGTTGGGACGGATGAGCAAAATCAGATGTTGGTAGAAGCGTTAGTTAGCGTAAATAAATAA
- a CDS encoding photosystem II protein Y, whose translation MSLPDMRLIIVLAPLLIAAGWAFFNIGAAALNQLQNFLNREEA comes from the coding sequence ATGAGTCTTCCAGATATGCGTTTGATCATTGTTTTAGCACCACTTCTCATTGCTGCTGGTTGGGCATTCTTTAACATTGGTGCTGCTGCTCTCAATCAATTGCAAAACTTTTTGAATAGAGAAGAAGCTTAA
- the pilM gene encoding type IV pilus assembly protein PilM, with translation MKLFNSLFGKFQKGVGIELSPQRVNLVQLRKLRQGLKLETLTSVSLPEGVFVNSQIVDSPTMAQFIQQALAESNIKASRVATAIPGRESIIRTISVPAELDDQELRHMVLNHEAGLYLPFPCEEADLDYQKLGYFVDDDGIEKIQILLVATRKEITDTYINTFELAGLRIDVLDINIFALIRTLREQLREFGSQEAVVLVDIEFDCTEIAIIVNGIPHFLRTIPIGIGLMQTVFSEAMNLPVSQEIELLYEISIPSSNINGGKTDADHDIPEINLGVVALMKVLEELTDELRRSIDFYLNQDENLQVAQVMLAGPGGGLRQLDDFLTQQLNLPTSQIDPVAALSLQIDEEKYSLVERSGLGIVLGLGMREAE, from the coding sequence GTGAAGCTATTCAATAGTTTGTTTGGTAAATTCCAGAAAGGGGTTGGTATAGAACTGTCACCGCAACGTGTGAATTTAGTTCAACTGCGTAAGTTACGTCAAGGTTTGAAACTAGAAACATTAACATCGGTGTCTCTTCCTGAGGGGGTTTTCGTGAATAGTCAAATCGTTGACTCCCCAACAATGGCGCAATTTATTCAGCAAGCGTTAGCTGAAAGTAACATCAAAGCTTCTCGTGTTGCTACTGCTATACCGGGGCGAGAATCAATTATACGCACCATATCTGTGCCAGCGGAGTTAGATGATCAAGAACTACGCCACATGGTACTAAACCACGAAGCAGGTTTGTATTTACCTTTTCCTTGTGAAGAAGCGGATTTAGATTATCAGAAACTTGGGTACTTTGTAGATGATGACGGCATTGAAAAAATACAGATACTGTTAGTCGCTACACGAAAAGAAATTACTGATACATATATAAATACATTTGAACTAGCCGGATTGCGAATCGATGTTCTAGATATTAACATTTTTGCTTTGATTCGCACACTTCGTGAACAACTTCGAGAATTTGGTTCGCAAGAAGCAGTCGTACTCGTAGATATAGAATTTGATTGTACAGAAATAGCGATTATTGTTAACGGAATTCCACACTTTTTGCGTACAATTCCTATTGGAATAGGTCTCATGCAAACTGTCTTCTCTGAAGCAATGAACTTACCTGTTTCACAAGAGATAGAACTGTTGTATGAAATATCTATTCCTTCAAGTAATATAAATGGAGGAAAAACGGACGCTGATCATGACATTCCTGAAATCAATCTAGGCGTAGTAGCATTGATGAAAGTGTTGGAAGAACTCACTGATGAACTGCGCCGTTCCATTGATTTTTATCTCAACCAAGATGAAAATTTGCAGGTAGCACAGGTTATGCTGGCTGGACCTGGAGGCGGACTCAGACAACTTGATGATTTTTTGACACAACAATTGAATTTACCAACTTCTCAAATTGATCCAGTAGCAGCTTTGTCATTGCAAATTGATGAAGAGAAATACTCCTTAGTGGAACGTTCTGGATTGGGAATTGTGCTTGGTTTAGGAATGCGAGAGGCAGAATAA
- a CDS encoding gamma carbonic anhydrase family protein, with the protein MSIASYWSSPDISQAAFIAANAIVMGSVKIAAGVSIWYGAVVRADVESIEIGECTNIQDGAILHGDPGKPTVLEDHVTVGHRAVVHSAYIEHGSLIGIGAVVLDGVRVGSGSIIGAGAVVTKDVPPLSLVVGVPGKVVRQISEAEAAELIEHAERYKKLALVHAGKGTDIGFEAPE; encoded by the coding sequence GTGTCTATCGCTTCCTACTGGTCTTCTCCTGATATTTCTCAAGCCGCCTTTATAGCAGCGAACGCTATTGTTATGGGTTCAGTCAAAATTGCAGCCGGGGTGAGCATCTGGTACGGAGCAGTTGTTAGGGCAGATGTGGAATCCATAGAAATTGGCGAATGTACAAACATTCAGGATGGAGCAATATTACACGGTGATCCTGGAAAACCCACGGTGTTAGAAGATCATGTTACTGTCGGGCATCGTGCTGTTGTACACTCTGCCTACATTGAACACGGCAGCTTGATTGGAATTGGCGCAGTTGTTTTAGATGGTGTGCGAGTGGGTAGTGGTAGCATTATTGGTGCTGGCGCAGTCGTTACGAAAGATGTACCACCTCTATCCCTGGTTGTGGGTGTTCCTGGCAAAGTCGTCCGCCAAATCTCCGAAGCGGAAGCAGCAGAACTGATTGAACATGCTGAACGTTACAAAAAGTTAGCGTTGGTTCATGCAGGCAAGGGTACGGATATTGGGTTTGAGGCACCCGAGTAA
- a CDS encoding VOC family protein, with amino-acid sequence MHHTSIRTGNIHRAIAFYEQLGFTVCERFTTGYTLACWMEGLNGRIELIQIPEPKPAPDAFADEHYVGYYHLSFDLTQITPDLSSWLTNLKERFLVLSKSNPDLLQPLKILLEPTQQQIGQKIYEVTFLADTDNLPLEFIRVLATLS; translated from the coding sequence ATGCATCACACTTCTATTCGTACCGGAAATATTCATCGGGCGATCGCCTTCTACGAACAGCTAGGGTTTACAGTCTGTGAACGCTTCACAACAGGCTATACTCTTGCATGCTGGATGGAAGGACTCAACGGCAGAATTGAACTGATCCAAATTCCTGAACCAAAACCTGCCCCAGATGCATTTGCAGATGAACACTACGTGGGGTACTATCATCTCTCGTTTGATTTAACTCAAATAACACCAGATTTATCTAGTTGGTTAACAAATTTAAAAGAACGTTTTTTAGTGTTATCAAAAAGTAATCCTGACCTGTTACAACCACTTAAAATCCTTTTAGAACCTACACAGCAGCAGATAGGTCAGAAAATTTATGAAGTAACTTTTCTTGCAGATACTGATAATTTGCCTTTAGAATTCATCCGCGTATTAGCAACACTGTCCTAG
- a CDS encoding M16 family metallopeptidase, with protein sequence MSVLPKVHRYRFRLLLLTLSLMTVLLLGDGFFDTQITTSSSSLDSQKITVSQKKERISLTEHVQKTLLDNGLTVLSREIHSSPVVSVQVWYKVGSRNEEPGLNGIAHQLEHMMFKGTKNRPIQFGRLLSALGSDSNAFTSYDQTAYYNTAERDKLTALLTLEADRMENARIDPTELQSEKRVVISELQGYENSPDYRLNRAVMKAAFSNHAYGLPIGGTQADVQRFDLEQVQKYYRNFYSPDNAVLVIVGDFQTEPTLEAVKEIFGKIPKNQNSEVSQRGLGGFPHERLANPEGVRTQNSGVLQPTLKISQSKPIVLKEPGSGLLLQAVYPLPNAKSPDVAALDLMDRILTDGRNSRLEQALVESGLASDVSASVVNLMELGWYELLVTADPEQNVKKIDSVLKSAIAKLTKKGVTAEELNRAKMKLEASVVLTNRDITSLGLQLGNDETTTGDYRYTDRYLAAVRQVTVQDVQRVANKYLKQEARTVGFFKPTRLKTKGNDHKATSKHNTENFAHGASVTTEEVTKYLPPVDLASVATSHTLPEQFTLSNGLRVLLVPDKSTPTVTLSGYIKAGKEFDTEEKAGLASLVAENLINGTKTKDVLTVAKTLEDRGANLEFETYREGVRIEGDSLAADLSVLIQTLADVVRNANFPIKELELSRKQALTALKHELDDPSEVAQRTFVQSVYPKQHPLHVFPTEESLRRVSRKDVIEFRKKHYRPDTTVLALVGDFAPEKIQKLINLEFGNWKAKGSPPTLKYPTVSMPEKVINLNPVVPGKAQAITYMGNTGINRKDSRFYAALVLNQILGGDTLSSRLGAQVRDRQGLTYGIYSSFVTGNDSGTFMIEMQTSPEDTRQAIASTRELLKEIHQKGVTEREVETAKQILISNYIVSLANPEELIGKILMNQVYGLDKEELHNFTAKIQAVKFEQVNQAARELLYPDKIVVVTAGPDVSTQGSISQ encoded by the coding sequence ATGTCTGTGTTGCCGAAAGTGCATCGATACCGTTTTCGTTTACTACTGTTAACTCTTTCGCTAATGACAGTGTTGTTGCTTGGAGATGGATTTTTTGATACCCAGATAACAACTTCTTCCTCATCGTTAGATTCACAAAAAATAACAGTTTCTCAAAAAAAAGAGCGTATTTCATTGACTGAGCATGTTCAAAAAACACTGTTGGACAATGGTCTAACTGTCTTGAGTAGGGAAATTCACTCCAGCCCGGTAGTGAGTGTACAAGTATGGTACAAGGTGGGATCACGTAACGAAGAACCTGGATTGAATGGTATTGCCCACCAATTAGAGCACATGATGTTTAAAGGCACAAAAAATCGCCCAATTCAATTTGGGCGGTTGTTGAGTGCTTTGGGCAGTGACTCAAATGCTTTCACAAGTTATGACCAAACGGCATACTACAATACAGCAGAACGCGATAAGCTCACGGCTTTACTAACGCTAGAAGCAGACAGAATGGAAAATGCTCGGATTGATCCGACAGAATTGCAGAGCGAAAAGCGAGTTGTAATTTCTGAGTTGCAAGGTTACGAAAATAGTCCTGACTACCGCTTAAACCGCGCTGTTATGAAGGCTGCGTTTTCCAACCATGCTTACGGGTTACCGATTGGTGGGACTCAAGCTGATGTCCAAAGGTTTGATTTAGAGCAGGTGCAGAAATACTACCGCAATTTCTACAGTCCTGACAATGCTGTTTTGGTGATTGTTGGAGATTTCCAAACTGAACCAACTCTTGAAGCGGTTAAAGAGATTTTTGGGAAAATACCTAAGAATCAGAACTCAGAAGTGAGCCAGCGCGGTCTTGGGGGTTTCCCCCATGAGCGACTGGCGAACCCCGAAGGGGTCAGAACTCAGAACTCAGGAGTTTTACAACCGACGCTTAAGATTTCACAATCTAAACCAATTGTTTTAAAAGAACCAGGATCAGGATTGTTGCTGCAAGCTGTGTATCCGTTACCAAATGCAAAGAGTCCAGATGTAGCAGCGTTGGATCTGATGGATCGGATTTTAACAGATGGACGGAACTCTCGCCTGGAACAAGCATTGGTGGAATCAGGTTTAGCAAGTGATGTTTCAGCTTCTGTGGTTAACTTGATGGAATTAGGCTGGTATGAGTTGTTAGTCACAGCAGATCCTGAGCAAAATGTAAAAAAAATTGATTCGGTTTTAAAAAGTGCGATCGCCAAACTGACAAAAAAAGGAGTCACAGCAGAAGAACTCAATCGCGCCAAGATGAAGTTAGAAGCATCTGTTGTTTTAACTAACCGTGATATTACTAGTCTGGGATTGCAATTGGGTAATGATGAGACAACTACTGGTGATTATCGTTATACAGACCGTTACTTGGCGGCTGTTCGTCAAGTAACCGTACAAGATGTACAGCGTGTAGCAAATAAATATCTGAAACAAGAAGCACGTACAGTGGGCTTTTTTAAGCCGACTCGTTTAAAAACAAAGGGGAATGATCACAAAGCAACTTCCAAACACAATACAGAAAATTTTGCACATGGTGCATCTGTAACCACAGAGGAAGTGACAAAGTACTTACCACCAGTAGATTTGGCTAGTGTTGCTACAAGCCATACATTACCAGAACAATTCACTTTATCTAATGGTTTACGAGTATTGCTTGTGCCCGATAAGAGCACTCCTACAGTCACTCTGTCTGGCTACATCAAAGCTGGTAAGGAATTTGACACAGAAGAAAAAGCAGGGTTGGCGTCTCTTGTCGCCGAGAATTTAATCAATGGGACGAAAACAAAAGATGTTTTGACTGTTGCGAAAACTTTAGAAGATCGAGGCGCAAATCTTGAGTTTGAAACGTACCGAGAAGGTGTGCGAATTGAAGGCGATAGTTTGGCAGCAGACTTAAGCGTTCTGATTCAAACTTTAGCAGATGTTGTCAGAAATGCTAATTTTCCTATAAAAGAGTTAGAACTGAGTCGAAAACAAGCATTAACAGCCCTGAAGCATGAATTAGATGATCCTTCAGAAGTCGCACAAAGAACATTTGTACAATCAGTTTACCCAAAACAACATCCCTTACATGTCTTCCCTACAGAGGAAAGTTTACGACGGGTTAGCCGTAAGGATGTGATTGAATTTAGAAAAAAACATTATCGTCCCGATACAACGGTGCTAGCACTGGTAGGAGATTTTGCTCCAGAAAAAATCCAAAAACTGATAAACTTAGAGTTTGGTAACTGGAAAGCAAAGGGTTCACCACCGACATTAAAGTATCCAACGGTATCAATGCCCGAAAAAGTTATCAACCTTAACCCAGTAGTTCCAGGTAAAGCTCAAGCTATTACCTATATGGGTAACACAGGTATTAACCGCAAAGACTCCCGTTTTTACGCAGCCTTGGTGTTGAATCAGATTTTAGGTGGCGATACTTTATCAAGTCGGCTGGGAGCACAAGTGCGCGATCGCCAAGGACTCACCTACGGAATTTATAGTAGTTTCGTTACTGGAAACGATTCTGGAACGTTCATGATTGAGATGCAAACCAGTCCAGAAGATACCCGTCAGGCGATCGCCAGTACCCGTGAACTGCTCAAAGAAATTCATCAAAAAGGTGTTACTGAACGGGAAGTAGAAACAGCTAAACAGATCTTGATTAGCAACTACATTGTATCCCTGGCAAATCCAGAGGAATTGATCGGCAAAATTTTGATGAATCAGGTATACGGACTAGATAAAGAGGAACTGCACAATTTTACTGCAAAAATTCAAGCAGTTAAGTTTGAACAAGTTAATCAAGCGGCTCGTGAGTTACTTTATCCAGATAAAATTGTTGTAGTCACAGCCGGACCTGATGTTTCCACGCAAGGCAGTATAAGTCAATAA
- a CDS encoding PilN domain-containing protein: MYNIDINFLKNRKIENNFEEKQLGISLPTGNLTPVYIGLVVGLLFPALVGVGWWFVQSKNTVLEQNIAQMEQEKKRLEVEIESVNQIQVETSKIKQETQALVSVFDQIRPWSAMLQDLRDRIPTTVQIDSIKQIAPTTPTQGQSASNPAGSLEISGFARSFSDVNDFTLTLQQSRFFKAAQTKIITAELVDAPIQPGTTSATSLQMKPPQIVKYTIQSSLSDIPASEFIRELEQKGTVGLVTRIRSMQQTGVIPR, encoded by the coding sequence ATGTATAATATAGATATTAACTTTCTTAAAAACCGCAAAATTGAGAATAATTTTGAAGAGAAGCAACTAGGAATATCTCTACCTACAGGCAATTTAACACCAGTGTATATAGGACTAGTCGTTGGTCTATTGTTTCCAGCGTTGGTGGGAGTTGGTTGGTGGTTTGTGCAAAGTAAAAATACAGTATTAGAGCAGAACATCGCACAAATGGAACAGGAAAAGAAAAGATTAGAAGTAGAAATAGAAAGTGTTAATCAAATCCAAGTCGAAACAAGTAAAATTAAGCAGGAAACTCAAGCTTTAGTGAGTGTTTTTGACCAAATTCGTCCTTGGTCAGCTATGTTGCAAGATTTGCGCGATCGCATCCCAACAACAGTCCAAATTGATAGTATCAAACAAATCGCACCCACTACACCAACACAAGGACAATCAGCATCCAATCCTGCTGGAAGTTTAGAAATATCTGGGTTTGCTCGTTCCTTTAGCGATGTCAACGATTTCACGTTGACTTTACAACAATCTCGTTTCTTCAAAGCTGCACAAACAAAAATTATCACAGCAGAATTAGTAGATGCACCCATACAACCAGGTACTACATCTGCAACAAGCTTACAAATGAAACCACCCCAAATAGTCAAATACACAATTCAATCTAGTCTGAGTGATATTCCCGCTTCTGAATTCATTCGTGAATTAGAGCAAAAAGGCACAGTAGGACTTGTGACTCGGATTCGCAGTATGCAACAGACAGGAGTCATTCCAAGATGA
- a CDS encoding bifunctional folylpolyglutamate synthase/dihydrofolate synthase — translation MDIDSLLQPFQHFGVHLGLERIVKLLANLGNPHEQVRVIHVAGTNGKGSVCAYLSSILTSKGYRTGRYISPHLVDWTERICLNEQPISSEEFCQLLLQVQAAVPQGEESPTQFEVITAAAWLYFAQAKVDVAVVEVGLGGRLDATNVCSKPLVTIITSISREHWQVLGPTVADIAREKAGILKLGCPAVVGPLPREAEEVVRSRASELQCPVIAPQPSTAFSPGWAEYQTQSSLFRNSNLIKYPLPLQGQIQLTNSALALAAIEILQTQGWKMSESAIVQGMANTKWLGRMQWTTWKNHKLLLDGAHNPAAAQVLRDYVNTLNVKSVSWVMGMLSTKEHGEIFQALLQPNDRLYLVPVPDHSSANPEELAKLAQSICPELSFCHTYPELFSALEAAFASTDDLVILCGSLYLVGHFLGSTNA, via the coding sequence GTGGATATCGACTCCCTACTTCAACCCTTCCAACACTTTGGCGTTCATCTTGGATTAGAACGCATTGTTAAGCTGCTGGCAAATCTTGGAAATCCTCATGAGCAAGTTCGAGTGATTCATGTTGCTGGGACTAATGGCAAAGGTTCCGTTTGTGCTTACCTGAGTTCTATTCTCACTTCAAAAGGTTATCGCACTGGACGCTACATTTCACCTCATTTGGTAGATTGGACGGAACGTATTTGTCTGAATGAACAGCCGATTTCCTCAGAGGAATTTTGCCAGTTGTTACTACAGGTGCAAGCAGCAGTTCCCCAAGGTGAAGAGTCACCAACTCAATTTGAAGTCATTACTGCAGCAGCTTGGTTATATTTTGCACAAGCTAAAGTAGATGTGGCGGTGGTAGAAGTTGGATTAGGAGGACGCTTGGATGCAACAAACGTCTGCTCAAAACCTTTGGTCACTATTATCACTTCAATCAGCCGTGAACATTGGCAGGTTCTCGGTCCTACTGTTGCTGATATTGCCAGAGAAAAAGCTGGTATTCTTAAACTTGGGTGTCCTGCTGTTGTGGGACCATTGCCAAGGGAAGCAGAAGAAGTTGTGCGATCGCGTGCTTCAGAATTGCAATGTCCTGTGATTGCGCCTCAACCTTCCACTGCTTTTTCTCCAGGATGGGCGGAGTATCAAACACAAAGTTCACTCTTTAGAAATTCAAATTTAATTAAATACCCTTTGCCGTTACAGGGACAAATTCAGTTAACGAATTCAGCTTTGGCTCTAGCCGCTATAGAAATTTTACAAACGCAGGGTTGGAAGATGTCTGAATCAGCCATTGTTCAAGGAATGGCAAATACAAAATGGCTGGGGCGGATGCAATGGACAACTTGGAAAAACCATAAATTGTTGCTAGATGGTGCTCATAATCCAGCAGCTGCCCAAGTTTTGCGAGATTATGTAAACACACTGAATGTGAAATCAGTTAGTTGGGTGATGGGAATGCTTTCCACAAAAGAGCATGGGGAGATATTCCAAGCTTTACTGCAACCAAATGACCGATTATATTTAGTGCCAGTTCCTGATCATAGTTCAGCCAATCCTGAGGAATTAGCAAAACTGGCTCAAAGTATCTGCCCAGAATTGAGTTTTTGTCATACTTACCCAGAATTATTCTCAGCCCTTGAGGCAGCTTTTGCCTCCACGGATGATTTGGTAATTTTGTGTGGTTCGCTGTATTTAGTTGGGCATTTTTTAGGAAGTACAAATGCTTAG
- a CDS encoding pilus assembly protein PilO — protein MTVGDDFDFVEDTQFETTSSSYPVAFGITLTPKVIGLILGVLGVAGAAYMLMNFVMPAWDNFQQQQTKQNELQQTIDQKKTYIKQIDKVQQEQALAKQQQIQVLALFANEKTLDTLLLDLNRLVESSNTQVSADAVKAKLKKYVPTGKAEPITDGSFGPLVNGKLKRSSINIEIIGTYEQTQLIFRNIERLQPLLIVKDYQSSLVPEPTTQQDKVIVRGVQATLISTSFQLQALMPLSHEEVAVVKAVKSNIK, from the coding sequence ATGACGGTGGGTGATGATTTCGATTTTGTAGAAGACACGCAATTTGAGACAACTTCCTCAAGTTATCCTGTTGCTTTTGGCATCACCTTAACACCAAAAGTGATCGGTCTTATTTTAGGAGTTTTAGGGGTTGCGGGAGCAGCTTATATGCTGATGAATTTCGTGATGCCAGCGTGGGATAATTTTCAACAGCAGCAAACAAAACAGAACGAGTTACAGCAGACTATTGACCAAAAGAAAACTTACATTAAACAAATTGACAAAGTTCAACAGGAGCAAGCGCTTGCTAAACAGCAACAAATCCAGGTTTTAGCTTTATTTGCTAACGAGAAAACTTTGGATACTTTACTACTAGATTTGAATCGCTTGGTTGAGTCTAGCAACACTCAAGTTTCTGCTGATGCAGTCAAAGCTAAACTGAAGAAATATGTGCCGACTGGAAAAGCTGAACCCATTACTGATGGTAGTTTTGGTCCATTGGTAAATGGCAAATTAAAACGCAGTAGTATCAATATTGAAATTATCGGAACTTACGAACAAACACAATTGATTTTCCGCAATATAGAGCGGTTACAGCCTTTGTTAATTGTGAAAGACTATCAATCAAGTTTGGTTCCAGAACCCACAACTCAACAGGATAAAGTTATAGTGCGGGGTGTTCAAGCAACACTTATTAGTACATCTTTTCAATTACAGGCATTAATGCCACTGAGTCATGAGGAAGTAGCTGTAGTGAAAGCAGTGAAATCAAATATTAAGTAG